TCTGTCCGCCTACCTTCATCTGCGTTCTTAACCTTTGGCTGGAACTGGAATGGCTTTCCAGTACTGGAGACAGCTGGCCACACCCTTTGTTACTAGATTTCATAATAGAACAAAAGCAGTTCAGTAAGTTGGGTTTTAGAATCAGGCTGGAATCCTAGCTGCTTCACTCGCGCTTGGTGACTGAAAGCAAGTTTTCTAAGCCTCagtcttgggctggcactgtggcgtagcaggtaaagccgtcacttgcagtgccagcatcccagatgggtgatGGTTTAAGGcctgacttctccacttccaatccagctctctgctatggcctgggaaagcagtagaaaatggccgagtcttgggcccctgcacccatatgggagacccagaagaagctcctggcttctggatcctggcttcagatcagcccagctccggtcattatggctatctgggaagtgaatcagcagatggaagacctctctctctctctgcctctgcctctctgtaactctgcctttcaaataaataaataaatcttaaaaaaaaaaaaaaaaaagcctcagtcTCCCACGTATGAAGAGAACTGGTAACCACGTCATGGGGTGGCTGTGGGGGGTAAGTGTGAAGCACTGCACTGATGCCAGTGTGGTGACCGCCGTCCACATCTGAATGGGCGTTTGTTTGGTAGGTGTTCCTGCCTTAGAAACAGGTACCCGACTCCAGATAATAGATGACTTTTCAATGAAGAGCTGGTGTCAGGTAAAGGAGACTCTGGGTGTCACTGAAGGAAGGGAGACTTTGATGGGAAGTCGCATTTAACTGCCTCGCGATTAGCGCGTTTGACTTCACACCAGGAAGTCGTCCCAGCCATGTTCTTATGCCTCAGCAGTGACCCTCACTGCCATTCCTTCACCTACCTGCAattgtttttttaaggtttatttatttgaaaggcagagctgcagaaaaagacagagatcttccgtatgctgggtcactccccaggtgtcaaAACTGCCATGGCtagacctggccaaagccaggagctgggactccacccgggtctcctgcagggtggcaggggcccaggcactcaggccatcttctgcggttttcctaggcacattggcagtgagctgggtcagaagtggagcagccaggactcaaaccagcgctcacgTGGgacgccggcattgcaggtggcggcttaacctgctgtgccacacagccGGCCCTTGCTTTTCAGAGTAACAGCACTTGCATAAAAACACAATTCCTCCAGCTTTCCCTtaggaaaagtgaaaaaaaaatcaataatttggTGGTGTCGACACAGGTGGCTTTTCCAGCCCCTTCTTAGGTCGTGGTCTCGACAAGCCTAGCAGTCTGTGAGGGAAGCCGTGCACCTGAACTTGGAGCGTCTGCTTCGCTCGCCCCGCAGTGGGTAACGCGCAtgtgcctctctcctcctctgtcttcaGGGCAGCAGCTcgtcccagctccagtcctggaCGGTCCAGCCCTCCTTCGAGGTAATCTCAGCACAGCCACAGCTCCTGTTCCTGCACCCGCCCGTCCCGTCTCCCGTCAGCCCGAGTCATGCTGGCGAGAAGAAGGCAGACTCCAGGAACTACTTGCCCATCCTGAACTCTTACACCAAAATAGCCCCCCACCCAGGCAAAAGGGGCCTCCCCCTCAGCCCAGAAGAGAGAGGAGCACGGGCAGTGCAGAAGAAGGCCTGCACCGAGAGCCTGGCGTCCAGCCCGTCTTCCAGGGAGCCGACCAGGACTGGCGCGGCACCTGCCAGCCCCTCCGCTCCGGCCCCTCCCAGCGCCAGGCTCGCCGAGGACTCCGCTCTGCAGGGGGTGCCCTCCCTGGTGGCAGGTGGAAGTCCACAGACTCTTCAGCCCGTATCCAGCAGCCACGTGGCTAAAGCTCCCAGCCTGACCTTTGCCTGCCCCGCCAGTCCTGTCTGCGCCTCTGACAGCACCCTGCACGGGCTGGAGAGCAGCGGCCCGCTGTCCCCGCTGTCAGCCCACTACAGCTCGCCTCTGTGCGCCGCCGAGCACCTGTGCCGCAGCCCCGAGCTCTTCCCAGAGCAGCGGCAGAGCAAGCACAGGCGCTTCCACAACACGCTGGTTGTCCTGCACAGGTCCGGCCTGCTGGAGATCACCTTGAAAACCAAGGAGCTGATTCGGCAGAACCAGGCCACCCAGGTGGAACTGGACCAGCTGAAGGAGCAGACGCAGCTGTTTATAGAGGCCACCAAGAGCAGGGCTCCGGAGGCATGGGCCAAGCTGCAGGCGTCCTTAACGTCTGGGTCCAGTCACGCCAGCAGTGACCTAGACGCGTTCCCTGACCAGCCAGATATCTAGCGCGGCCGGCCTGCTTCCCGAGTGGTTCTGTGGCTGCAGCTGTTAGCTCCCCCTGCTTCCCGAAGCTTCCGTCAGCCCTTCTGAACCCTGACTGTATCGCAGTTCTCTTCCGAAGCCACGTGCCAATCCCAGGCTGCTGTCCTCACCTGTGGCCTCCACACAGGCGACGTACGTCTCGTTGCACTAAGGACTCCCATTCGAGGCGACCTCGTGTTCCTTTTCCTTGGCCTCCGGGCTCTCTGTTGGGTCACAGGGTAAGGCGAGAGAGAGGactgggcaggggccgggggctcTTCCAGCTGCCCAGCCTCCGCCCCCGCTCACTCACTGCAGTCAGGGCTGCAGTGGCGTGAAGAGAGACCTGTCAAGCTGGGGAGTGGGTCCTCCCCTGAGTGGGTCAGAGAATAAAGCACAAGGCGGAGTGTTTGCGTTGCGCCAGGCACCGCGCCAGCCAGTGAAGCCTGCCGTGCCCTGGGCACAGGCTGCTCCTGGGACGAGCGCTTACTCACGGAAGCTGTGTTTTCTTTGACTCAAAAGGCAAGGGGAAAGGGTAGTACCATTTGACTCAGACACTCTTCAGGCAAAAGAGCTCAGATTTTTAAGACAGGGAGTGGCTCCAGTACCATCTGGAACTGGAGCTGATGAATTGCTTTTGGAATCTAGAGACCGAAGGAGTAGACAAGGCCAGCGTCTCCTGGTCAGGGCCGGGAAGATTCTGGCGACGCAGGCTGTTGTCCTCGCTTTTGTCCCAGAGGACCTCTCAGGTCTGAGAAGCTGAAGGACAGCCTCAGGCTGCTAAGGCGGCCTGCTGCCACCCCCTACCCCCCCTCCCTCACTTGTTTTTATCAAAGAAGGAGTGCTCATTATGCCCGATAAACTTTGAATTAAATAAACTCATCCTGAGGTTACGATAAGTCcacaaaaaattggaaacaaatcTTGCCCGTTTTCTCTTCCCACCCTCACTCTTCTCGTGTCCCGCTCGTGCCCCGCGTCATAGCGACTGCAGAGCCGCCGTTGTGTGTTGGCTTCAGCAGCAAAGCCAGAGGTGTGCATTGGTCCCGCGAGGCTTATGCTGATGTGGGGGCCCGGGAGGGTTCCCAGAGGGCACGCCTTCTCTACAGCTTCATCCTACGCGGCACCCGCTTCCTGAGTAGTAGACCTCCCAGTTGCTGACCCCTCATTTAAAAACCGCACCCTCTTACAAATCCTCATTCCGCATGACCAGCTCCATCTTTCCGCAAGGAAGATGTTCTTGAGGTTTCATGAGAACCAGGAGTCGATCATAATCACGAGGTGGTTGTAACTCTGACAACTTGAGAATCGTAAGGCTGCAGATTGCCTGGCTTTGTTTACAGATGTGCAGGATTTAAATGTACCCTACTTAGAAACTAAACAATTCCACAAAAATCTCCGGGCGCCCCTGACCAGTGCAGTTACTATTACCTGTTTGCTCGCTGAAAGAATCGCAAAAGCCAGAGCAAGTGTGTCTTTAAGCAGACCTGGCTCCTCTTAGTTACTGTTTGTCTTTCGGCCCGTTCCCTTGCCTCCCCTGGGTCTGTGGGGTCCGACAGCCACTCCGCTCTGGGCACCATGGTAGGAAGCTTCCTTTCTGGCAGAGTGTGTTTGGCATCAAAGCTATAGAAACAGGTGCAGCCGGGACAGCCCTGGCACAGCCACGCGGCCCACTGGgtatcagaaatctgaaaacactgCCGAGAACCCGACTGGGCCCACTGGCAAAACTGCAGCGCGATACGCCTCTTGgactcctcttccaagccaggagctgcttctgggtctcccatatgggtgcaggggaagAGGAGTTCCCTGCCTGTCACGGTGAAAGCACACAGGAGCCAGCCTCGCCCCGCAGTGCTAAGTGGCGAGGAgacgcagcaccagccctggctcttcTTAGCACTGGAGCCTCTCCGGGCCGTTAGCCCTGCTGCCCTTCCCCTCGGGAGCTGTAACGTGGAGAAGCCGGAGCTTGGAGGGACAGATCCATCACGGTCAGCGGCCTGATCAGCAAGCGAAAGAACCTCGGAGGCGGCAGGAAGATCTTTGCTGGGGGCCCAAGGCCGTGAGCAGCAGTGGCCTTGGCAGTGCCTGGTGTCGTTTGGTTTGCAGTGCGGTGAAGCTGTGGTTTTCTGAAAGTGAGAAGCCAGCTTTAGTCCAGACCAACCCTTGAGAGAACTTTTCAATAGATTTTATTGGCACTGGTGAGACACACCTGGGAAAAGTCGCTGCTTGATTTGGCGTGGGAATGGAGCTTCGTGACTTTTGTGATTTACTGCGCTCTCGTTGCTTTTCATGGACCTGGTGTCGTCCGACGTCCTGCCCTGACTCCCGTGCGTACGTTGAAGTGGTTTTCCAGCTCTGAGTTCTTTAGGGTAGAAGTTTCTTTACCAAATGTGAATTCTTTTAAGAACGTATGAAGTTTTGTAGAAATTGACTGTGAAATGtcagagaaaataaaagtcaCTTACTTGAAAACTATTTGGCCCTTTTGCTTGATAACTGCTTAAGCATACGCAGTGCAGTTAGGGGCAAACATTTGACTTCAGTCTCAAACATAGGGACGCATGTCACTTGGGAATGCTGGGATTAGCGCCTTAACCTGTGGCAGTGCCCTGGTCAGACCCTGGCTGGCGTGGACACGGGAGGACCCGCAGGCAGGCTCAGTCCTGCATCCCCCGAGGTCCCGGAGCTTCACGCTGAGCATGCTGGGAGGAGTGAGAGAACCCGGCCCGGCAGTTTCTTCTTTGTGGTCCCTTCAATATAACCATTCGGTAACGACTGCACGTGTGCCTGTCTAAAGCCACAGGAAATGCAGTTCCTACAGCACATGCACTTCCCAGCCTTCCTCCATCTTCCCAAGCTCTGCTCCCT
The nucleotide sequence above comes from Oryctolagus cuniculus chromosome 20, mOryCun1.1, whole genome shotgun sequence. Encoded proteins:
- the CIPC gene encoding CLOCK-interacting pacemaker — its product is MERKIPPRESPRRLPAKLGKGPEMKAAAESDKDSGFSDGSSECLSSAEQVEAEDVLSALGWSRQARRRPNSRPANHAFPTLSPMVVMKNVLVKQGSSSSQLQSWTVQPSFEVISAQPQLLFLHPPVPSPVSPSHAGEKKADSRNYLPILNSYTKIAPHPGKRGLPLSPEERGARAVQKKACTESLASSPSSREPTRTGAAPASPSAPAPPSARLAEDSALQGVPSLVAGGSPQTLQPVSSSHVAKAPSLTFACPASPVCASDSTLHGLESSGPLSPLSAHYSSPLCAAEHLCRSPELFPEQRQSKHRRFHNTLVVLHRSGLLEITLKTKELIRQNQATQVELDQLKEQTQLFIEATKSRAPEAWAKLQASLTSGSSHASSDLDAFPDQPDI